A stretch of Mya arenaria isolate MELC-2E11 chromosome 14, ASM2691426v1 DNA encodes these proteins:
- the LOC128216984 gene encoding uncharacterized protein LOC128216984, translated as MEKENEPQTLELKQTEEALTVYNQVRELLKKNSHIINRLPKAFQRIAGPESEMEKERDDKKTIRCLRRDLKRANNTISELQKAKRACAHRQIQPQMTAGFSDSSATASQSVLTKKAEEMGD; from the exons ATGGAGAAAGAAAATGAGCCTCAAACGCTCGAG TTAAAGCAGACTGAGGAGGCCCTAACGGTGTACAACCAAGTCCGGGAATTGCTTAAG AAGAACAGTCACATAATCAACCGGCTGCCGAAGGCTTTTCAAAGAATCGCAGGCCCGGAGTCGGAGATGGAG AAGGAACGAGATGATAA aaaaacTATTCGATGTCTCAGACGGGATCTGAAGAGGGCCAATAATACAATCAG TGAGCTGCAGAAGGCGAAACGCGCCTGTGCGCATCGACAAATTCA GCCGCAGATGACAGCTGGATTTTCAGATTCCTCAGCTACTGCGAG tcaaaGCGTGCTGACTAAGAAGGCCGAAGAAATGGGAGATTAG